The following coding sequences lie in one Alicyclobacillus curvatus genomic window:
- a CDS encoding ABC transporter permease → MSWRSLALKNMTKNARRYFGYLLSSSVAVMVFFMFSAFILNPGIENGPMTGTARAVFAACQYVVIVFAVFFIFFFHAALLRLRGREMGLFTVLGMTPAQLGRLVFMESVLLGAAALVVGGGLGALFTKLFLLVMGHVLQLQISIPFVIPVNAVLRTLVLFGLVFVLEASWVAVRTMLRTPKALIVVNRERQRPPKASVWWMALGLSCLLVAYFLAVFLSTSLSATVLPILGLTVVGTYLLFSQVLVVVLGWLRKRNLKGLSLLVVSRLTHRLKDNARVLTVVTILTAMVLSGMGSVFGMKSIVSQNAQYLDPVPLQLVTSPTQPIAVTPDEVRAELTKNHVKVTGELSFPFLNGHIYSAGRKINYATTIMSESTFEHVRQQLLKAEPQLSDMLAKVSHVEPGHAIFVVPYPLTMNTVFVNPAATVSVGNGAASVQLPVLIDSQAKTRVLNKLQGVPGFMVIVTDADYSRLAVAGSTAGSTAGSTAGQWTAHGFFVDNWLQTGSTAQWVNSRLPKSQQGWFEAAITSQTETQQLLSIMLFAGFFISILFFLAAGTSLYFRLQVQQEADKRQFMGLKRIGVQKGEIGRLLTVEFLLFFGVPIGAALVHSTFAMIDFSHLVNLKGTAWPVFWGVVGIYIASMAVYFAVARVRYMRAVS, encoded by the coding sequence TCATTCTCAACCCAGGGATAGAGAACGGGCCGATGACGGGCACGGCGCGGGCTGTCTTTGCGGCATGCCAGTATGTAGTCATCGTCTTTGCGGTGTTCTTCATTTTCTTCTTTCACGCTGCACTACTCCGATTGCGAGGCCGTGAGATGGGGCTGTTTACGGTGCTTGGCATGACCCCGGCTCAACTGGGTCGATTGGTGTTCATGGAAAGTGTGCTTTTGGGTGCTGCTGCGCTTGTTGTCGGCGGGGGGCTCGGGGCGCTGTTCACGAAACTATTCTTGCTGGTAATGGGGCATGTGCTCCAGTTACAGATTTCAATTCCGTTTGTTATTCCTGTAAACGCCGTCTTGCGAACGCTGGTGTTGTTTGGTTTGGTGTTTGTGCTCGAAGCCTCGTGGGTGGCAGTTCGCACAATGTTGCGGACACCAAAAGCGTTGATTGTCGTCAACCGAGAGCGGCAGCGGCCGCCAAAGGCATCCGTCTGGTGGATGGCGCTAGGGCTCAGTTGTCTCTTGGTGGCGTATTTCTTGGCGGTGTTTTTGAGTACCAGCCTGTCCGCCACCGTACTTCCAATTCTCGGGCTAACAGTTGTTGGGACGTACCTTTTGTTCAGCCAGGTGTTGGTTGTGGTCCTAGGGTGGTTACGAAAGCGGAACTTAAAGGGTCTGAGCCTCCTTGTCGTCAGCAGGCTTACCCATCGCTTAAAGGACAATGCACGTGTGCTCACAGTTGTGACAATCCTGACTGCGATGGTGCTTTCCGGAATGGGATCGGTCTTCGGCATGAAGTCGATTGTCAGTCAAAACGCTCAGTATCTAGATCCGGTTCCGCTTCAACTCGTCACCAGCCCTACGCAACCGATTGCTGTGACCCCAGACGAGGTCCGAGCTGAATTGACCAAGAACCACGTTAAAGTAACGGGGGAGCTGAGCTTTCCATTCTTAAACGGACATATCTACTCGGCGGGGCGAAAGATCAATTACGCCACCACAATCATGTCAGAGTCGACGTTTGAGCATGTGAGGCAGCAGTTGTTGAAGGCGGAGCCACAGTTGTCTGATATGCTAGCCAAAGTGAGCCACGTCGAACCCGGACACGCGATATTTGTGGTGCCGTACCCTTTGACGATGAACACGGTGTTCGTAAACCCTGCCGCCACTGTCAGCGTGGGTAACGGTGCCGCCTCTGTGCAGTTACCTGTGCTCATTGACAGTCAGGCGAAGACACGAGTGCTTAACAAGTTGCAAGGAGTGCCGGGATTCATGGTCATCGTCACTGACGCGGATTACAGTCGACTGGCAGTGGCAGGCTCGACAGCAGGCTCGACAGCGGGCTCGACAGCGGGGCAGTGGACCGCGCATGGGTTCTTTGTCGACAACTGGCTTCAGACCGGGAGCACGGCGCAGTGGGTCAACAGTCGATTACCGAAGTCTCAGCAAGGATGGTTTGAAGCGGCCATCACATCGCAGACGGAGACCCAGCAATTGCTGTCCATCATGCTGTTTGCAGGCTTCTTTATCAGCATTCTCTTCTTTTTGGCGGCCGGCACCTCGCTTTACTTCCGGCTGCAAGTGCAACAGGAAGCCGACAAGCGGCAGTTTATGGGTCTTAAACGGATCGGGGTGCAAAAAGGTGAAATTGGTCGCTTGCTGACGGTGGAATTCCTGCTGTTCTTCGGAGTACCCATTGGAGCGGCCCTGGTGCACAGCACGTTTGCCATGATTGACTTCTCCCACCTCGTAAACCTGAAGGGCACGGCGTGGCCAGTGTTCTGGGGCGTCGTCGGCATCTACATCGCATCGATGGCGGTCTACTTCGCGGTCGCTCGTGTGCGCTACATGCGCGCGGTATCCTAA
- a CDS encoding IS256 family transposase: MTSVHELGTSDLMEILVKDFVKEKLELIMREEIDNFLKVEYEGKRPSRNGTYGRSLETRFGKIENLRVPRDRKDAFQTRVFAPYQRREGWLEEAVIHMYKGGMSTRDIAKFIEGMFGTQYSPTTISNITSTVLEDIEAWQQRPLDKRYSVIYLDGIYIKLKRNTVSSEVIYLAMGINEDGYRQILGFYVGGKESANGWRDVLKDLYRRGAKEVLLGVFDGLPGLEEAFRETYPRADVQHCIVHKVRSTFPKIRVKDKVEFIGDLKTIYTALDRDLALAAFDTVKSKWSKTYPKEIQSWEDQLSTLLTFYKFPKLIRGSIYTSNAIERTNKELRKRFRPMNSLTNMDAAEKIIYLEVTTYNEKWSTRVIRGFGDAETKTELKRMYEERYPSMSEVSAQE; the protein is encoded by the coding sequence ATGACTAGTGTACACGAACTTGGCACGTCGGATCTAATGGAAATTCTCGTGAAGGACTTCGTCAAGGAAAAACTTGAGTTGATCATGCGTGAGGAGATCGACAATTTTCTAAAGGTTGAATATGAGGGCAAGCGTCCCAGCCGAAACGGAACCTATGGTCGCTCCCTAGAAACACGGTTTGGAAAAATAGAGAATTTGCGGGTTCCCCGAGACCGTAAGGACGCCTTTCAAACTCGAGTGTTTGCGCCATACCAGCGTCGAGAGGGCTGGTTAGAAGAGGCTGTCATTCACATGTATAAGGGTGGGATGAGTACCCGCGACATCGCAAAATTCATCGAAGGCATGTTTGGCACGCAGTACTCCCCAACGACCATCAGTAACATCACGAGTACCGTCTTGGAAGATATCGAAGCATGGCAGCAACGTCCATTAGATAAACGCTATTCCGTGATTTATTTGGACGGCATCTATATCAAACTTAAGCGCAACACGGTGAGCAGTGAAGTCATCTATCTGGCGATGGGCATCAACGAAGATGGATATCGACAGATCCTCGGCTTCTACGTTGGCGGAAAAGAAAGCGCCAATGGCTGGAGGGATGTGCTCAAGGACCTGTATCGTCGCGGAGCGAAGGAGGTCTTGCTGGGGGTATTTGACGGGTTACCTGGCCTGGAAGAAGCGTTTCGAGAAACGTACCCAAGGGCAGACGTTCAACACTGCATCGTACACAAGGTGCGCAGTACGTTCCCGAAAATTCGAGTCAAGGACAAGGTTGAGTTTATCGGCGACCTCAAAACGATTTATACCGCATTGGATAGGGACTTAGCCTTGGCAGCGTTCGATACGGTCAAGAGCAAGTGGAGTAAAACCTATCCGAAAGAAATTCAATCGTGGGAAGACCAACTTTCAACGCTACTGACGTTTTACAAATTTCCAAAGCTGATTCGCGGGTCCATCTACACATCCAACGCAATCGAGCGGACGAACAAAGAGCTACGCAAGAGGTTTCGACCGATGAACAGCTTAACGAACATGGATGCAGCTGAGAAAATCATCTATCTTGAAGTCACGACTTATAACGAGAAATGGAGCACAAGAGTCATCCGTGGCTTCGGGGATGCGGAAACGAAGACAGAGCTGAAGCGAATGTATGAGGAACGCTACCCAAGCATGTCAGAAGTCTCTGCGCAGGAATAA
- a CDS encoding LppP/LprE family lipoprotein produces MMKRYLWLAIPACLLVTACAPSTPGQSANGAAANNSSANNPAAIGSAASNTTTNTTSNVAAANGTPTNGATNGATNGGTSGATNSIATGAGGENGNASSAPITWVNRVVVTAHTYKASSQDVVYPQLSGLPNAQVQTNINSLLKKNSLYTPSEGYTNPATYTYTASYNVVFQQGDIMNFMISTYFSPKGAAHGMPSRTSLIVNVKTGQVYQLKDLFQLGSNYLPKVSQVVANEDTTHALDTFAKFTGVTNKDTIYLRSGGFVVDFAPYEWASYAQGFLDYPVSFASVDGIINKSGSFWQALTDKTGFSADNHRTEEQAKITSLGYKASLEPEDSTNVQVGQGNTLSAWVGTKDANNGFTTATTYVFFFLNGKYLGTDTAKPHDYTRWMAPSGNGTISVSYQNYVGNVWANPFTIHYSWNGSKLIAQGTFPHGFGQGTG; encoded by the coding sequence ATGATGAAGCGATACCTCTGGTTGGCTATCCCCGCATGCCTACTTGTGACCGCTTGCGCACCATCTACACCTGGCCAAAGTGCAAACGGCGCGGCGGCAAATAACTCCAGTGCCAATAACCCTGCTGCAATCGGTTCGGCTGCAAGCAACACAACGACAAACACAACTTCGAACGTTGCCGCCGCAAACGGGACTCCCACGAACGGCGCCACGAACGGCGCCACGAACGGTGGCACAAGTGGTGCAACGAACAGCATCGCCACAGGGGCTGGCGGAGAGAATGGGAATGCCTCTTCTGCGCCGATTACATGGGTGAACAGAGTTGTCGTGACCGCACACACCTACAAGGCATCGTCTCAAGATGTGGTATACCCGCAACTGAGCGGATTGCCAAACGCGCAGGTGCAAACAAATATCAATTCATTACTGAAGAAAAACTCGCTCTATACGCCATCGGAGGGATATACGAATCCGGCCACCTACACATATACGGCTTCGTACAATGTTGTGTTTCAGCAGGGGGACATCATGAATTTCATGATATCCACTTACTTTTCCCCAAAGGGTGCTGCCCACGGCATGCCCTCTCGAACTTCGCTCATTGTGAACGTCAAGACAGGCCAGGTATATCAGCTTAAAGATCTGTTTCAGCTTGGCAGCAACTATTTGCCCAAGGTCAGCCAAGTCGTTGCAAACGAGGACACGACCCACGCATTAGACACCTTCGCAAAGTTTACCGGTGTTACAAACAAGGACACGATATATTTGCGATCCGGTGGCTTCGTCGTCGACTTCGCCCCTTACGAATGGGCGTCTTACGCGCAAGGGTTCCTCGACTACCCTGTATCGTTCGCGAGTGTGGATGGCATTATCAACAAGAGCGGATCGTTCTGGCAGGCACTGACTGATAAGACAGGGTTCTCGGCCGACAACCATCGTACCGAGGAGCAAGCAAAGATAACATCCCTCGGCTATAAAGCTTCGCTTGAACCCGAAGATTCGACGAACGTTCAGGTTGGTCAAGGAAATACACTCTCTGCCTGGGTAGGGACGAAGGACGCGAACAACGGGTTCACGACGGCGACTACGTATGTTTTCTTCTTCTTGAATGGCAAGTATCTTGGGACAGATACAGCGAAACCACACGATTATACCCGTTGGATGGCGCCAAGCGGCAACGGAACCATCTCTGTTTCGTATCAGAATTATGTCGGCAACGTATGGGCTAATCCGTTCACGATTCACTATTCCTGGAACGGATCGAAACTCATCGCGCAAGGCACGTTCCCACACGGGTTCGGCCAAGGCACGGGCTGA
- a CDS encoding PadR family transcriptional regulator — translation MTKSVSTVRLLVLGSILRRGIGHGYAVYSDITSWHADSWTSVKPGSIYHALDKLESEGLIKACDSPHHVKLGPSRKEYTITHEGDTQFRTLLELTLVSSDIQQFSAGIAFMDMLSRNKVIAILQQRRAELKRSAQFLRSLPIEDVTVDPSKHPELVGIWVSYVENEAATTTRILEHVQAGKYAFLSERLVEE, via the coding sequence ATGACAAAGTCCGTGTCTACAGTGAGATTGCTTGTGTTGGGCTCAATTCTGCGTCGAGGCATCGGTCATGGATACGCAGTGTATAGTGACATCACCTCATGGCATGCCGACTCTTGGACCAGCGTAAAACCTGGATCTATCTACCACGCACTCGACAAGCTCGAATCAGAGGGACTCATAAAGGCATGCGATTCGCCGCATCATGTAAAGCTCGGCCCATCGCGAAAGGAATACACCATCACGCATGAAGGAGACACCCAATTTCGAACGCTCCTTGAGCTCACCCTTGTCAGCAGCGATATTCAGCAGTTTTCGGCGGGTATTGCGTTCATGGACATGCTTTCGCGTAACAAGGTCATCGCAATTTTGCAGCAGCGTCGTGCTGAACTTAAAAGATCCGCTCAGTTCTTAAGGAGTTTGCCGATCGAAGATGTCACTGTGGACCCTTCAAAGCACCCGGAATTGGTCGGCATCTGGGTGAGTTATGTCGAGAACGAAGCTGCTACGACAACACGGATATTGGAGCATGTTCAAGCGGGTAAATACGCGTTTCTATCCGAAAGGCTGGTGGAAGAGTGA
- a CDS encoding PT domain-containing protein: MTVGTSFSKDVFVKIVNPCPTACPTACPTACPTACPTACPTACPTACPTAES, from the coding sequence ATTACAGTAGGAACATCCTTCAGTAAAGATGTATTTGTAAAAATTGTCAACCCCTGTCCGACTGCCTGTCCGACTGCCTGTCCGACTGCCTGTCCGACTGCCTGTCCGACTGCCTGTCCGACTGCCTGTCCGACTGCCTGTCCGACTGCCGAGTCGTAA
- a CDS encoding helix-turn-helix domain-containing protein, with amino-acid sequence MGHYLRVQEAASLLGVAPTTVRWYCTQDWLPTYWVGRGQVGHRRFLYSDVEALGKRLGRVIPPEKDWSVQSEWDVSALSEYLGLSTKFLTSIGVAQPGMKFTRDEVQQVESEIYGRTEESYGKTEDKEEERELQMETDGGMMGARKHGRREHNHGGREHRGGPGFSHHGPWGFGPNRDPRLNPQFGFAPDRRVVPGWGAAQDWLDNLDATNLLALKQSLRHLEAQKLDLEDVIAELKKKIEMHPDYEEN; translated from the coding sequence ATGGGGCATTACTTACGGGTGCAAGAGGCGGCTTCGTTACTGGGCGTCGCTCCCACGACTGTTCGTTGGTATTGTACACAGGACTGGCTGCCAACTTACTGGGTCGGTCGCGGACAGGTCGGACATCGTCGGTTTTTATATTCCGACGTGGAAGCCTTGGGAAAACGCTTGGGGCGTGTCATTCCACCCGAAAAGGATTGGAGTGTGCAATCCGAGTGGGATGTATCTGCGTTGTCTGAGTACCTTGGACTGTCTACGAAATTTCTGACCAGTATTGGCGTGGCCCAACCAGGTATGAAGTTTACGCGGGATGAAGTGCAGCAGGTGGAAAGTGAGATTTACGGACGCACAGAGGAGAGTTATGGAAAGACAGAGGACAAAGAAGAAGAGAGGGAACTACAGATGGAAACGGATGGTGGCATGATGGGAGCTCGTAAACACGGTCGAAGGGAGCACAACCATGGCGGGCGAGAACATCGTGGCGGTCCTGGTTTTTCTCATCATGGTCCGTGGGGGTTCGGTCCAAATCGCGATCCCAGATTGAACCCTCAGTTTGGGTTTGCGCCGGATCGGCGTGTGGTTCCTGGTTGGGGTGCAGCTCAAGATTGGTTGGATAACCTTGACGCGACCAACTTGCTTGCTCTAAAACAGAGTCTACGTCACTTGGAGGCTCAGAAACTCGACTTGGAAGATGTCATCGCGGAATTGAAAAAGAAGATTGAAATGCATCCGGATTACGAGGAAAACTGA
- a CDS encoding ATP-binding cassette domain-containing protein has translation MTPNAANVTHSEWAVEARGLVKQFGTNKAVDGVDLKVPTGSIYGVLGPNGAGKTTTIRMLATLLRPDAGSATIFGHDVVREPHVVRQLIGVTGQYASVDETLSATENLVLFSRLLGLGRAEAKRKAEELLEEFGLSEAAKRPIKKFSGGMRRRLDLAASLIAQPPLIFLDEPTTGLDPRTRSQMWVTIRRLVKTGSTVVLTTQYLDEADQLADRIAVIDRGLVVAEGTVDELKASVGTSSLHLRVQDTSDIQIARHVVEQVLGAKAIVSPEATKLTAPMADADRVTDLLITLRNNGIHLAEMSVQKPTLDEVFLTITGHGVGSEAEGDSDESSEEEALRA, from the coding sequence GTGACTCCAAACGCAGCAAATGTGACACATTCAGAGTGGGCCGTCGAGGCTCGCGGACTTGTTAAGCAATTTGGCACGAACAAAGCAGTGGACGGGGTAGATTTAAAGGTTCCCACGGGTTCCATTTACGGCGTGCTTGGGCCAAACGGCGCGGGCAAGACGACAACGATTCGTATGTTGGCAACGCTCTTGCGACCGGATGCGGGGTCTGCGACCATTTTTGGCCACGACGTGGTTCGTGAACCGCATGTCGTTCGGCAACTCATCGGTGTAACGGGACAGTACGCATCCGTGGATGAGACCTTGAGTGCTACGGAAAACCTGGTGTTGTTCTCCAGGTTGCTCGGCCTCGGAAGGGCTGAGGCCAAACGAAAAGCCGAAGAGCTGTTAGAGGAGTTTGGTTTGTCGGAAGCTGCAAAGCGCCCAATCAAAAAATTCTCCGGAGGGATGCGCAGGCGTCTCGACCTCGCGGCAAGCCTGATTGCGCAACCGCCTCTCATCTTCTTGGATGAACCGACGACGGGGCTTGATCCACGGACACGGTCCCAAATGTGGGTCACGATTCGGAGATTGGTGAAAACCGGATCGACCGTGGTGCTCACAACCCAGTACCTCGACGAAGCCGATCAATTGGCTGACCGCATCGCCGTCATCGACCGCGGACTCGTGGTGGCGGAAGGTACTGTTGACGAATTGAAAGCGTCGGTGGGTACATCATCCTTGCATCTGCGTGTCCAAGACACGAGCGACATTCAAATTGCACGCCACGTGGTCGAACAAGTGCTTGGCGCAAAGGCCATTGTTTCGCCGGAGGCCACAAAGTTGACCGCACCGATGGCTGATGCTGATAGGGTGACCGATTTGCTCATTACGCTGCGCAACAATGGGATTCACCTGGCAGAGATGAGTGTGCAGAAACCGACGCTCGATGAAGTGTTTCTCACCATCACTGGTCATGGTGTCGGTTCAGAGGCTGAGGGAGATAGCGACGAATCTAGTGAAGAGGAGGCCCTGCGAGCATGA
- a CDS encoding ABC transporter permease codes for MSTLPITPGAQRQLKSRASLGQSIQHSLTMAYRGLLKIRRTPEQLFDVTFQPIIFTLMFTYIFGGAISGNVHSYLPVIIPGILVQTVITTSIVTGVQLREDMDKGVFDRFKSLPIARIAPLAGALLADTVRYTIATVLTFVMGYIMGYRPSGGLGDVVIAGILVIACSWAMSWIFAFFGVIARTASSVQGISMIILFPLTFLSNAYVPVNTMPHWLQWFVNINPISHLVSAVRQLASSGSVGSDLIISLLGAAVIVAVFAPLTVRAYMRRT; via the coding sequence ATGAGTACTTTGCCTATTACCCCCGGGGCACAGCGACAACTGAAAAGCCGCGCGAGCCTCGGTCAATCGATACAGCATTCGTTGACAATGGCATACCGAGGTCTTCTCAAGATCCGTCGGACGCCAGAACAGTTGTTTGACGTCACATTTCAACCTATCATCTTTACCCTCATGTTCACGTACATTTTTGGCGGCGCCATTTCGGGGAATGTGCACAGTTACTTGCCGGTCATCATTCCAGGCATCCTTGTACAGACGGTCATCACGACTTCTATCGTCACTGGCGTTCAACTGCGCGAGGACATGGACAAAGGCGTGTTCGACAGGTTCAAGTCGCTGCCCATTGCCAGAATTGCTCCGCTGGCCGGGGCACTGCTGGCGGACACTGTGCGCTATACGATTGCTACGGTGTTGACCTTCGTCATGGGTTACATCATGGGATATCGGCCAAGCGGCGGCCTGGGCGATGTGGTGATTGCAGGAATTCTCGTCATTGCGTGTTCGTGGGCGATGAGTTGGATTTTCGCGTTCTTTGGCGTCATTGCACGCACAGCTTCCAGCGTGCAGGGAATTTCCATGATCATCTTGTTTCCGCTCACATTTCTCTCGAATGCCTACGTACCCGTGAACACGATGCCGCATTGGCTGCAGTGGTTCGTCAACATCAACCCGATTTCACACCTAGTGAGCGCTGTGCGACAGCTTGCAAGCAGCGGGAGTGTCGGCAGTGACCTCATCATTTCATTGCTCGGGGCAGCTGTCATCGTCGCCGTTTTCGCACCACTCACGGTGCGAGCGTACATGCGTCGCACGTAA
- a CDS encoding two-component sensor histidine kinase produces the protein MRRYGKAKDWRSGWRVTYRVVLGIAGVGAAFTLSYLIQTWLASRFGWPIGWRVRSYWGQYLSHMTTVALGLVLLIVAGTIAGRIVAPRQHALWQSVTDAFRRMAQGNFDVHLDVDMIREPGGEQHPFRVLVHSINDMAQELGQLERMRQEFISNVSHEIQSPLTSITGFASALKHDDVPEEQRQRYLDIIESESLRLSRLSDNLLKLTSLESGYHPFRPETYRLDRQLRDCVLALEPVWAGKLIQLDIAVPIISFYADKDLINQVWVNILTNAIKFTPHQGCISISAEVSDEQVVVRIADSGIGLSETDGDRIFERFYKADKARTRGVSGAGLGLSIVKKILELHEGTIEVDSAPGVGSTFTVSLPTSTAASPNLHPVTTRGNVDA, from the coding sequence ATGAGACGTTACGGTAAGGCAAAAGACTGGCGCTCAGGATGGCGAGTGACATACCGCGTTGTCCTTGGTATCGCTGGCGTCGGTGCCGCGTTCACGTTGTCATACTTGATTCAGACGTGGCTTGCATCGCGGTTTGGATGGCCCATTGGCTGGCGCGTTCGTTCTTACTGGGGCCAATATCTTAGCCACATGACGACCGTGGCTCTAGGTCTTGTGTTGCTTATCGTTGCTGGCACCATCGCAGGTCGAATCGTGGCACCGAGGCAACACGCGCTGTGGCAATCTGTTACTGACGCCTTCCGCCGCATGGCACAAGGCAACTTTGACGTTCATCTCGACGTTGACATGATACGTGAGCCGGGAGGCGAGCAGCATCCGTTTCGTGTGCTTGTTCACAGCATTAACGACATGGCTCAAGAACTCGGCCAATTGGAACGGATGCGGCAAGAATTCATCTCGAACGTCTCGCATGAAATTCAATCCCCGCTCACTTCAATCACAGGCTTTGCATCTGCACTCAAGCATGATGACGTCCCCGAAGAACAGCGACAACGATATTTGGATATTATTGAGAGTGAGAGCCTGCGGCTATCGAGGCTCAGCGACAACCTCTTGAAACTTACATCTCTTGAATCCGGCTATCACCCGTTTCGACCGGAAACCTACAGACTCGACAGACAGCTTCGCGACTGTGTATTGGCACTTGAGCCCGTGTGGGCGGGAAAATTGATTCAACTCGATATCGCAGTCCCTATCATCTCGTTCTACGCCGACAAAGACCTCATCAATCAGGTTTGGGTCAACATACTGACGAACGCGATTAAATTTACACCGCATCAAGGATGCATCAGCATTTCTGCCGAGGTCTCGGATGAACAGGTGGTGGTCCGAATTGCGGATTCTGGCATCGGGCTTTCGGAAACAGACGGTGACCGTATCTTCGAACGCTTCTACAAGGCGGACAAAGCACGCACCCGAGGCGTTAGTGGTGCAGGGCTCGGGTTATCCATTGTCAAGAAGATCCTCGAATTACATGAAGGGACGATTGAGGTGGATAGTGCTCCTGGCGTCGGATCGACCTTCACCGTCTCCTTACCGACAAGCACTGCCGCATCCCCGAATTTGCACCCTGTGACAACGCGAGGCAACGTGGATGCCTAA
- a CDS encoding response regulator transcription factor, protein MAVILVVDDDAHIRELVNHYLQREGFKTLEAEDGLKAKAIIDDEKIDLVVLDIMMPHTDGFELCHRIRKSRSVPILMLTAKGQTMDKVKGLRLGADDYMVKPFEPAEFIARVYALLRRYQIATDQVISVGRLLLDGNSRGTKYGDNSIALPPKEFDLLFKLASYPNRTLSRDQLIEEVWGYDFDGDERTVDVHIKRLRDKFVEDECSFRIVTVRGLGYRLEIVS, encoded by the coding sequence ATGGCTGTCATTCTGGTTGTCGACGACGATGCTCACATCCGAGAGTTAGTAAACCATTACCTTCAGCGCGAAGGGTTTAAAACGCTGGAGGCAGAGGATGGACTCAAGGCGAAAGCCATTATCGATGATGAAAAGATCGACCTCGTCGTCCTCGACATCATGATGCCACACACGGACGGCTTTGAACTGTGTCACCGGATCCGAAAGAGCCGCTCTGTGCCCATCTTGATGCTAACGGCGAAGGGGCAGACCATGGACAAGGTCAAAGGTTTGCGCCTAGGCGCAGACGATTACATGGTAAAACCCTTTGAACCGGCAGAGTTCATCGCGAGAGTGTACGCGCTGTTGCGACGATATCAAATCGCGACAGATCAGGTGATCTCGGTTGGTCGTTTGCTCCTCGATGGGAACTCACGCGGCACAAAATATGGGGACAATTCTATTGCACTGCCCCCAAAGGAATTTGACTTGTTGTTCAAGTTGGCGAGTTACCCCAATCGCACGTTGTCACGTGACCAACTGATTGAAGAGGTTTGGGGATATGACTTTGACGGCGATGAACGGACAGTGGACGTTCACATCAAACGTCTGCGCGACAAGTTTGTGGAAGACGAGTGCTCATTTCGCATCGTTACGGTACGGGGGCTCGGCTACCGCTTGGAGATAGTGTCATGA
- a CDS encoding carbohydrate ABC transporter permease, translating to MRERMTSSRAAFTALNLLFLALIAATMIVPLWNAVVVSLSSNLGSMQPGIQMWPQGFSVIGYQTIWNVLDLWQPFENSVIVSVFGTAVHVLLSAFAGYALAQPNFPGRRIVTGLVLVSMMIPFEAIMIPFYVTMQELGLLNTLMALILSGAVSGFSILLMRNFFRSIPGDILEAAKVDGAGHFWSMWRICMPLSKAGLATVALFEFVGRWNNLLSTVLLINDSSKDTLQVALNGLVNHGSSTSSGNLITTNVKMAGIIIAILPLILAYPFVQKYFVKGIFLGSSKE from the coding sequence ATGCGGGAGAGAATGACGAGCAGTAGAGCGGCGTTTACCGCCCTCAATCTCTTATTTCTCGCACTGATTGCCGCCACAATGATTGTTCCCCTGTGGAACGCCGTCGTTGTTTCCTTGAGCTCAAACCTCGGCTCGATGCAACCTGGTATTCAAATGTGGCCCCAAGGCTTCAGTGTGATTGGTTACCAAACAATCTGGAACGTCCTTGATTTGTGGCAGCCCTTTGAAAACAGCGTCATAGTCTCAGTCTTTGGCACCGCTGTGCACGTCCTGTTGTCCGCATTCGCCGGATATGCCTTAGCTCAGCCTAACTTTCCAGGGCGACGCATCGTGACGGGTCTCGTTCTCGTTTCGATGATGATTCCGTTTGAGGCCATCATGATCCCGTTTTACGTAACAATGCAAGAGTTAGGGTTACTGAACACGCTAATGGCCCTCATCCTCTCAGGTGCTGTGTCTGGATTTAGTATCTTACTGATGCGAAATTTCTTTCGCTCGATTCCCGGAGACATTTTGGAGGCAGCAAAAGTAGATGGTGCCGGCCACTTTTGGTCCATGTGGCGGATCTGCATGCCGCTCTCGAAGGCGGGGTTGGCCACGGTAGCATTATTTGAGTTCGTCGGCCGTTGGAATAACCTTCTGTCAACCGTACTGCTCATCAACGATTCCTCCAAAGACACGCTTCAGGTTGCGCTCAATGGACTCGTCAATCACGGCTCCTCGACGTCAAGCGGCAACCTCATCACCACAAACGTCAAAATGGCCGGAATTATCATTGCCATCCTGCCGCTCATTCTGGCATATCCATTTGTTCAAAAGTATTTCGTCAAGGGGATCTTCCTCGGGTCGAGCAAGGAATAG